The segment TGCGCAGCTACGGCATGCAGCAGAACGAGCAGCTCGTGATTTACCGCGACGGGCTATTCGCGGTCGCAGGCATGCAGACGAGCCGCGGCGGTGACGAGAAGCCGTATCCGGGTTTCAAATTTCCCCAGCACAAGGTGCCGCGCGGGATCGCCGTGACCACGAGCCTGGAGTTCGCGCTGGTGACAATCTGGGACACCGAGCGGCGACAGGGGCAGCTCGCGGTCGTCGCGCTCGAGGGCAAATTCCTGCCGTTCCACACGTGGCCGTACATGGGGCTGCCGAACCAGGGCAGTTTTTCGGATTTCAAGCTGCTCGGGTACATCGATCTGCCGATGAAATCGCCCGAAGCGGTCGCGGCCGCCAGCAATGGACTGTGGCGCGGCCCCTCCTCCACGGATGGCCGGGTGTTGAGCGAGATCGATCTCGCCACCGACGGTCACCGCAAGCTCGTCTACGACGGGGCATGGCAGGCGGTGGTCGCGAAAAGCGGCTACGCGCTGGTGAGCTCCACCGAGGACAACAAGATCGCGGTCGTCGATCTCACCCCGCTGTTCAGCTACATGCGCGAAAGTTACCTGAGCTCCGGGGACAGCTTCCGCCGCACGCTCGCGGAGCGCGGCGCCGCGCCGACGCAGTTTCCCCAAACATTCGAGGTCAATCCCGCCATCAAGCCGAAAGTCATCTGGGAAACGCCGGTGAGCGAGCCGACCGCGGTGCTCGCCGGACAGAAGATCGATCGCTGGACGAAGGATCGGTTCAAGGCGTATGTCGCTTCGCGCGACGGCACGGTGCGAATCCTCGATGTGTCGCCGCTGATGGCGCGCAGCAGCTGGGAGACGCGCGGGCAGCTCGAGATCATGGGCCAGTTTCAAGTGGGCCGAAATCCGGTCGCGATGGCGTTGTCGCGCCACGGCGCGAAAGACCTGCCGCTGATCCCGAATGGCAGCGACGGCGCGCAACTCGCACCGGATCCGTTCAACAATCTGTTTTACGTGGCGTGTCGCGGCGAACGCTCGATCGACGCCGTCGTGACGTGGCAGGGCCAGGGGCAGGTTTACCGCCGGATCAAGGATGCGCGGATGGGCGATCCGGTCGCGGTGAGCGTGGCGATTCGCGGCAACATCGTGAGCGTCGCGGATTTTGCGGGGCAAAAGCTGCTGAGCTTCCGGATGGGCACGCTGAACGATGCGAAGAACGACAAGGTCTATCCGCCGGGTGATCCGCGTTACCCGTATGAATTCGCCGGTGAGATGAAGCTGCTGGGCTCACCGTTCCTGGTGAACTCGGCGAACACGAACTGACGCAGCGACCAGATTTGTTAGGAGACAGGGTGGTTGGCAGGGCCGGGTGGTGCCGGCCCTGCCTTTTTTTTCCAAGCGCGGAGGAATGGTCGGGCGACCGCGGAGCGTGAGCTTCATTCGCGGCTTGTCTTCGGGGCGCGGCTGCTTCGCTCTGGCGAGCACTGGCATGAAGCAATCGATCGGGCTGGTTTCGCTGCTGGTACGTGACTACGACGAAGCGCTGGACTTTTTCGTCGGCCGCCTCGGGTTTGCGAAGGTGGAGGACCGATGGATCGAAACGCAGTCGAAGCGTTGGGTCGTGGTCGAGCCGCGCGGCGGGGGCGGTTGCCGGCTGCTCCTCGCCCGAGCGACGACCCCGGAGCAGCAGGCGCGCGTGGGCGATCAGGCGGGAGGACGCGTCTGGCTTTTTCTCCACACCGACGATTTTCGCCGCGATTATGAGGACTTTCTCGCCCGGGGCGTCGCATTCGTGCGCGCTCCGCGGGAGGAGGCTTACGGCACCGTTGCGGTGTTCGAAGACCTCTACGGCAACCGGTGGGATTTGCTGCAGCCACGCGAGCCGGCGAGTGAGTGCGCGGCTGGTCCTGGGCCCGGCTGAGGTGATGGCTGCCTTCCGCGTTGCGCGCGGCGGGTGAGTGGTTTGAGCTGCGTCCTCTGATGAGCGACGCCCGGTCACGCGATTTTTCGCGCCGCCAGTTCCTGCAGCAACTCGCGGGCGCGGCGGCGCTGGTAACGTTGGCCGACTGGCGGCTCGTCGCCGGTGAAGGAACCGCCGGCAAGGCCGCCGTCGCGCAACCCTGGTATCAGCGCGCGCTGCGCTGGGGGCAGACGAATCTCACCGAGATCGACGTGGAGCGATTCGACACCGTGTGGTGGCGCGAACACTGGCGGCGCACCGCGGTGCAGGGCGTGGTGATCAACGCTGGTGGCATCGTGGCGTATTATCCGACCTCCGTGCCGCTGCACCGGCGGGCGGCGCACATGAACGGCCGTGATCTGTTCGGCGAACTGACGGCGGCGGCCCACGCGGACGGACTCGCGGTGTTTGCGCGGATGGACTCGAACCGCGCGGACGCGACGTTCTATCAGGCGCATCCGGACTGGTTCGCGCGCGATGCGAATGGCGAGCCTTACCGGGCCACGGGGCTCTACGTGGCGTGCGTGAACAGCCCGTATTACCACGAGCACATTCCGGCGATCCTGCACGAGGTGGCGACGCGCTACCGTCCGGAGGGGTTCACCGACAACAACTGGAACGGCCCGATGCGGGATCAGCCGTGTTTTTGCGGGAACTGCGAGCAGCTGTTTCGCGCGCGCACGGGCGCGGCGATTCCGCGGCAGCCCGACTGGAACTCGCCGCTCTATCGCGAATGGATCCGGTGGAATTACGAACGGAGAACGGAGATCTGGGAGCAGTTCAACCACGCCACGCGCCAGGCTGGTGGACCGGAGTGCCTGTGGGTTGGCATGATGGCGGGATCGCAGAACTGGCAGGCGCGGGTGTTCCGCGACGATCGCGAGATTTACCGCCGCACCGAGCTGGTGATGCTGGACGATCAACGACGGTTCGATCCGGAGGGGTTTCAGCACAACGGCGAGATCGGTGCACGGATCCGCGGCGTCGGTGGCTGGGACAAGGTGATCCCGGAAAGCATGGCGATGTACCACCTCACCGAGCATAACTTCCGGCTCGCGGCGAAACCGGAACCCGAGGTGCGATTGTGGTTTCTGGAAGGCGTCGCGGGTGGAGTGCAGCCATGGTGGCATCACGTCGGCTCGGATCAGCAGGATCGTCGGATGCTGCAAACGGCCGAGCCGCTTTGGCAATGGCATCGCCGCAACGAAGCCTATCTCGTCCACCGCCGGCCGCGCGTCACGGTGGGATTGGTCTGGTCGCAGCGGAACATGGACTTCTTTGGCCGCGACGACGGCGGCGCGCACGTCGACGATCCGTGGAATGGCTGGATGCAGGCGCTGATCCGCGCGCGGATTCCCTACGTGCCGGTGCACGTCGACGACCTCGATCGCGAAGTCGGGGCGCTCGGCTTGAAGCTGCTGATCCTGCCGAATCTCGGGGCAATGTCG is part of the Opitutus terrae PB90-1 genome and harbors:
- a CDS encoding VOC family protein — protein: MKQSIGLVSLLVRDYDEALDFFVGRLGFAKVEDRWIETQSKRWVVVEPRGGGGCRLLLARATTPEQQARVGDQAGGRVWLFLHTDDFRRDYEDFLARGVAFVRAPREEAYGTVAVFEDLYGNRWDLLQPREPASECAAGPGPG
- a CDS encoding alpha-amylase family protein, with the translated sequence MSDARSRDFSRRQFLQQLAGAAALVTLADWRLVAGEGTAGKAAVAQPWYQRALRWGQTNLTEIDVERFDTVWWREHWRRTAVQGVVINAGGIVAYYPTSVPLHRRAAHMNGRDLFGELTAAAHADGLAVFARMDSNRADATFYQAHPDWFARDANGEPYRATGLYVACVNSPYYHEHIPAILHEVATRYRPEGFTDNNWNGPMRDQPCFCGNCEQLFRARTGAAIPRQPDWNSPLYREWIRWNYERRTEIWEQFNHATRQAGGPECLWVGMMAGSQNWQARVFRDDREIYRRTELVMLDDQRRFDPEGFQHNGEIGARIRGVGGWDKVIPESMAMYHLTEHNFRLAAKPEPEVRLWFLEGVAGGVQPWWHHVGSDQQDRRMLQTAEPLWQWHRRNEAYLVHRRPRVTVGLVWSQRNMDFFGRDDGGAHVDDPWNGWMQALIRARIPYVPVHVDDLDREVGALGLKLLILPNLGAMSDPQVAAVRRFVAAGGNLLATGLSSLSDEWGEARDDFALADVLGVHLPPRHAFRDEPVRTRWAKRWTQTYLRLHPELRAGIPGPRSGDEPEIAGERHEVLRGFEQTDILAFGGMLEPLAVEPGGVVPLTFVPAVPTSPVESVWMHEPRTDIPGLVLRENAAGGRIAYLPADLDRRFARENLPDHGDLLANLVRWTSRGDIPLKVEGAGLIHCHLYQQSAPDRLVLHLVNLTNAGTWRTPVHELIAVGPFMVSVRFATRSKPENLVSLVSGERRTFEQTGEWVKFEVTRIVDHEVFVIS